The genomic interval ATGTTACGAATACATTTCAAAAAGAAGAGCTAGAGCCCTATGATTCACTGGTACGCGAGATGCATCAGCCGACAATGATTATGACTGCACATGTAGTCAACCATCATTTGGACAGTCAGGGATTACCCGCTACGTTATCTTATGAGATTCTAACAGGCCTCTTACGTCAGTCTATCGGCTATGATGGAGTAGTTGTTGCTGATGATTTACAAATGCAAGCAATCACTGATCATTATTCGCTTGAGGACGCTTTATGTCTGACAATTAATGCAGGGGCTGATATGATTATTTTTGCAAATCAATTAGCCAAGGTAACAGCGCCCGAAATAATTGAAGTAATAGAACGCTTAGTCCTTGAGCAAAAATAGAATATCAACGTATTGAAGATGCTTATCGACGGATTATCCGTTTAAAACAACAAATTAATTGTATCGAACTCGTTGGCTAGGCTTGACGAATAATCAGGACATGTTAGAATATAAATCTTATTGTTTATATTTTAAACCTTTATAAGGGTTTCTATGTTAATTCCCTCTTACCATATGACTCATCATTCGACCCTCTCTTATTTTAAGCTTATCTGTTGTTGTTGCTGCTGATCTCATTTTCTTTTTCTTTGCCTTTTTTCTTTCAGTTTTTTAAGGATTTTAAATATGTGTGCAGCACATCAGCAACCGAAAAAATTCATTTTTAGTACCCCTTTAATTTATGCTTTGATGATTGGGTTGGGTATTGTCAGTGGTATGTCGGATATCAGTGTTTTAAAAGAGACCGGATTATTGGTTTCCGATTTGTTTATTAAACTTTTTAAATGCATCAGTTTACCCATTATTTCGCTATCGATAATTGTTACTTTGGCCAATTATAAAACTGATGGGTTTATGAAAAAAATTTGGAAGCGAACAATTACATACACTTTTTCGACAACAATAGTGGCTGCAATGATCAGTTGTTTGCTCTATATCGTTATTCATCCTAGCTCCGTCCAGGTCAATTTGGATTCTCATGAGGTGAAATCGGCTAGCAGCCTAGGGTATGTTGGTTACTTGGCAAATATTATCCCAACTAACTTATTAGCGCCATTCTTAGAACAGCAAGTCATGGGGGTATTGTTTTTAAGTATCATTATCGGCATTGCGGTACGTCAAATACCCGATGAAGACTCACGTGACATCATGGCTCGTTTTTTTCGAGGCGCCCATGGAATGTTTTTGGTGATGACCCGTTGGATTATTTCCGTCATTCCTTTGGGATTGTTTGGCTTTATTACATCCACAGTGGTTCAATTACGTTCTGGTATGGACATTAAAGGTATAGGTGAATACTTATTGATTGTTGTTTTAGCGAATTTAATTCAAGGTTTTATTGTATTGCCTTTATGGTTGAAGAAGAACAAAATCCAACCTTTTACAGCAATGCGTTCTATGTTACCTGCATTATCGGTAGCTTTTTTCTCTAAGTCTTCTGTGGGGACATTACCGGTGACTATGAGTACCATAGAGAAGAATCTACAGGTTAAGCCATCAATCAGTCGTTTCGTATTGCCGCTATGTACTAGCATCAATATGAATGGTTGCGCGGCTTTTATTTTTGCGACAGTGATTTATTTAATGCAAAACCATGGCATGCCAATTTCTTACAGTACAATGGGATTATGGGTTATCATCGCGACTGTTGCTGCGATTGGTAATGCCGGTGTCCCCATGGGATGCTTTTTTCTAAGCGTGAGCTTATTATCGAGTATGAACGTTCCAATTGTACTTATGGGGGTTATTTTACCTTTCTACGGTTTAATTGATATGCTAGAGACTTCATTAAATGTCTGGTCGGATGCCTGTGTTACTAAGATTGTAAATGATAAAGCAATCGCAGACGCGCAAGATGAATTAAGACCCAGGAACGTATCTGCTTATGAGCCAGAGCTCGGTTAAAAAGAGTATTTTTAAGGGCGTAAGGAGTGAAAGATGCATACGCTTACGTCCTTAAAGATTTAAAGTGTTCGCTATAACTGTTCTTATTTGATTTCAATTTCCTCTTGGACTTTTCTATTTAAGTTTAATATTCTGCCTGATTAAGGGAATGAAATTCCTATACAAATATAAGTAAATTTGCTAGTGTTTGC from Legionella sainthelensi carries:
- a CDS encoding dicarboxylate/amino acid:cation symporter, with the protein product MCAAHQQPKKFIFSTPLIYALMIGLGIVSGMSDISVLKETGLLVSDLFIKLFKCISLPIISLSIIVTLANYKTDGFMKKIWKRTITYTFSTTIVAAMISCLLYIVIHPSSVQVNLDSHEVKSASSLGYVGYLANIIPTNLLAPFLEQQVMGVLFLSIIIGIAVRQIPDEDSRDIMARFFRGAHGMFLVMTRWIISVIPLGLFGFITSTVVQLRSGMDIKGIGEYLLIVVLANLIQGFIVLPLWLKKNKIQPFTAMRSMLPALSVAFFSKSSVGTLPVTMSTIEKNLQVKPSISRFVLPLCTSINMNGCAAFIFATVIYLMQNHGMPISYSTMGLWVIIATVAAIGNAGVPMGCFFLSVSLLSSMNVPIVLMGVILPFYGLIDMLETSLNVWSDACVTKIVNDKAIADAQDELRPRNVSAYEPELG